From one Lotus japonicus ecotype B-129 chromosome 3, LjGifu_v1.2 genomic stretch:
- the LOC130745382 gene encoding cytosolic sulfotransferase 15-like, giving the protein MASTNLTHSTIEHQTKAVQQEASDQEDHDFKELILSLPRENGWITPDFTFFQGFWCVSTLIQPIITFQKQFQAKDSDILVATLPKSGTTWLKALTFAITNRQRFSPLEDHHPLLKSNSHELVPFLEINFYGQTLDGIPQFDMSKMTEPRIFGTHIPFNSLAKSIKDSKCKIIYICRNPFDTFVSQWIFLNKIKPEELPEFTLEEAFERYCKGVTEYGPTWDHMLGYLKESVARPNKVLFLKYEDLKEDVNFHVKRISEFLGVPFTQEEESGEVVENIIKLCSFEKMKDLEVNKSGTLGLNFEKKYFFRKAEIGDWVNYLSPSMVEKLSKIMEEKLSGSGLSFRSD; this is encoded by the coding sequence ATGGCTTCAACAAATCTCACACATTCCACAATAGAACACCAAACAAAGGCTGTGCAACAAGAAGCAAGTGATCAAGAAGACCATGATTTTAAGGAGCTAATTCTCTCACTCCCTAGAGAGAATGGTTGGATAACCCCAGATTTCACTTTTTTCCAAGGCTTTTGGTGTGTATCAACTCTAATCCAACCCATAATCACTTTTCAAAAGCAATTTCAAGCCAAAGACAGTGATATTCTTGTAGCCACCTTGCCAAAATCAGGCACAACCTGGTTGAAAGCCCTTACCTTTGCCATCACCAACCGCCAGCGCTTCTCCCCCTTAGAGGATCACCACCCTTTACTCAAATCCAATTCCCATGAGCTTGTGCCTTTTCTTGAAATCAATTTTTATGGCCAAACCCTTGATGGCATTCCTCAATTTGACATGTCAAAAATGACTGAGCCAAGAATTTTTGGTACTCATATTCCTTTCAATTCATTGGCTAAGTCAATTAAGGACTCCAAATGTAAGATAATTTACATTTGTAGGAACCCATTTGACACTTTTGTGTCTCAATGGATTTTCCTAAACAAAATAAAGCCAGAGGAATTACCTGAATTCACACTAGAGGAAGCTTTTGAAAGGTACTGTAAAGGGGTAACTGAGTATGGTCCAACATGGGATCACATGTTGGGTTACTTGAAGGAAAGCGTAGCTAGACCAAACAAGGTGTTGTTCTTGAAGTATGAGGATCTTAAAGAGGATGTCAATTTTCATGTGAAAAGAATTTCTGAGTTTTTGGGTGTTCCTTTCACTCAGGAGGAGGAAAGTGGTGAAGTGGTTGAAAATATAATCAAGCTGTGTAGCTTTGAGAAGATGAAGGATTTGGAGGTTAATAAATCTGGTACTTTGGGATTGAACTTTGAGAAAAAGTACTTTTTTAGGAAGGCTGAAATTGGGGATTGGGTGAATTATCTTTCCCCTTCAATGGTAGAAAAGTTGTCCAAAATCATGGAAGAAAAGTTAAGTGGATCAGGGCTTTCATTTAGGAGTGATTAG
- the LOC130709522 gene encoding cytosolic sulfotransferase 15-like has translation MTSTDLSHFTENQSKDEKKEASEEDKLGEEFKELILSLPKEKGWITPYVYLFQGFWFPSHIIQPVITFQNHFQAKDSDVVVATLPKSGTTWLKALTFAIVNRHNFPSLENHPLLAYNPHHLVPFFELSVYGEAYDKTPDLSNMNEPRLFGTHIPFTSLAKSIKDSKCKIIYICRNPFDNLVSHWVFLNKTKPESFPTITLDEAFERFCKGTIGFGPFGSHVLGYWKESIARPDKVLFLKYEDLKEDVNFHVKRVAEFLGCPFTQDEVSSGVVENIVKLCSFEKMKELEVNKSGAVGKNVENKHFFRKGEVGDWVNYIPPSMVKKLSKIIEENLSGSGLSFKDNFPMVI, from the coding sequence ATGACTTCAACAGATCTCTCACATTTCACAGAAAACCAATCAAAGGATGAGAAGAAAGAAGCAAGTGAAGAAGATAAGCTAGGCGAAGAATTTAAGGAGctaattctctctcttcctaaAGAGAAGGGTTGGATAACACCCTATGTCTATCTATTTCAAGGTTTTTGGTTCCCATCTCATATAATCCAACCTGTAATCACTTTTCAAAATCACTTCCAAGCAAAAGACAGTGATGTTGTTGTTGCCACCCTTCCAAAATCAGGAACCACCTGGTTAAAAGCCCTTACCTTTGCCATTGTCAACCGCCACAATTTCCCTTCCTTAGAGAACCATCCATTACTTGCATACAATCCCCATCACCTTGTGCCTTTCTTTGAACTTTCTGTTTATGGCGAAGCTTATGACAAAACTCCTGACCTATCTAACATGAATGAGCCAAGACTTTTTGGTACTCACATTCCGTTCACTTCGTTGGCCAAGTCTATCAAGGACTCCAAATGTAAGATAATTTATATATGTAGGAACCCATTTGATAATCTTGTGTCTCATTGGGTCTTCCTCAACAAAACTAAGCCAGAGTCTTTCCCTACAATAACCTTAGATGAAGCTTTTGAAAGGTTTTGTAAAGGGACGATAGGGTTCGGTCCATTTGGGAGCCATGTCTTAGGTTATTGGAAAGAAAGTATAGCTAGACCAGACAAGGTTCTGTTCTTAAAGTATGAGGATCTTAAAGAAGATGTCAATTTTCATGTGAAAAGAGTGGCTGAGTTTTTGGGTTGTCCTTTCACTCAGGATGAGGTAAGTAGTGGAGTGGTTGAAAACATTGTGAAACTATGCAGCTttgagaaaatgaaggaattggAGGTTAATAAATCTGGAGCCGTGGGTAAGAATGTTGAGAACAAGCATTTCTTTCGGAAGGGTGAAGTAGGTGATTGGGTAAACTACATTCCCCCTTCAATGGTGAAAAAGTTATCCAAAATCATTGAGGAAAATTTAAGTGGATCAGGCCTATCATTTAAAGATAACTTTCCTATGGTTATCTGA